In Eupeodes corollae chromosome 3, idEupCoro1.1, whole genome shotgun sequence, a single genomic region encodes these proteins:
- the LOC129949717 gene encoding sodium/hydrogen exchanger 8: protein MTRKILILLCFLGVFIVFAIAQNNKNESHIVNVSPSAPTTSTTTTTSNKNVTLASSSTPAPGNSSNVSSSTPEIPKDPQKIDENDAKSSNTTPTAEPPLPDRKAVEQEHNSSLSIFFVLCIIIMGILLIHFMLHTGFQYLPESIVIVFLGALIGLFLNIMSGEKTSWKREEVFSPTGFFLVLLPPIIFESGYNLHKGNFFQNIGSILVFAIFGTTISALVIGSGIYLLGLAEVAYRLNFSESFAFGSLISAVDPVATVAIFHALEVDPVLNMLVFGESILNDAISIVLTTSISAAAHGPASSNTNAGETILKALKTFCEMFFASAGIGVIFALISALLLKHIDLRKHPSLEFAMMLMFTYAPYVLAEGIHLSGIMAILFCGIVMSHYTHFNLSTVTQITMQQTMRTLAFIAETCVFAYLGLAIFSFKHQVELSFVIWAIILCLIGRACNIFPLAFLVNKFREHKINSKMQFIMWFSGLRGAISYALSLHLELSSDETRHVIITATLIIVLFTTLVLGGSTMPLMKYLKPGKKLRRSQRVSTSEGRRSSGRKKSKSVSLSKTREWGQAIDSEHLSELTEEEEIGFATTRIAGFGRLDRKYFIPFFTRRFTTQELHDCKSQMADLTNKWYQAIRISPQDSDSEDEEIGIGSTSSQTNLHPRS, encoded by the coding sequence ATGACAAGAAAAATTCTTATCCTTTTGTGTTTCCTTggcgtttttattgtttttgcaatcgcccaaaataataaaaatgaatcacATATCGTGAACGTATCACCTTCAGCGCCCACGAcgtcaacgacaacgacgacatcGAACAAAAATGTAACCCTCGCTTCGTCGAGTACACCTGCACCTGGAAATTCTTCAAATGTTTCATCATCCACCCCAGAAATTCCCAAGGATCCTCAAAAAATAGACGAGAATGATGCGAAAAGTTCCAACACAACACCGACGGCAGAGCCTCCTCTGCCTGACCGTAAGGCTGTGGAGCAAGAACACAACAGTTCTCTGTCGATATTTTTCGTGCTCTGCATAATCATCATGGGCATCCTCCTGATTCACTTCATGCTGCACACAGGCTTCCAGTATCTTCCCGAGAGCATTGTTATTGTTTTCCTGGGGGCTCTGATTGGACTGTTCCTGAATATCATGAGTGGCGAGAAGACCAGCTGGAAGCGGGAGGAAGTTTTCTCGCCCACCGGATTCTTCCTTGTCCTTTTGCCACCAATCATCTTTGAGTCCGGTTACAATTTGCACAAGGGTAACTTCTTTCAGAACATCGGGtccattctagtgtttgccataTTCGGAACAACCATCTCTGCACTGGTCATTGGCTCTGGGATATATTTGTTGGGTTTGGCAGAGGTCGCATACAGGCTGAACTTCTCGGAATCTTTTGCATTTGGATCGTTAATCTCGGCTGTCGATCCAGTGGCAACTGTGGCCATATTTCACGCCCTCGAAGTCGACCCTGTCCTTAACATGTTGGTGTTCGGAGAGAGTATCTTAAATGATGCCATATCCATCGTCCTGACGACAAGCATTTCAGCAGCAGCTCACGGTCCAGCCTCGTCAAACACCAACGCTGGAGAGACGATATTGAAAGCCCTTAAAACCTTCTGTGAAATGTTCTTCGCTTCGGCAGGCATTGGGGTAATCTTTGCTTTGATCAGCGCCCTTCTGCTTAAACACATCGATCTGAGGAAGCATCCGTCTCTGGAATTCGCTATGATGCTGATGTTCACCTATGCTCCCTACGTCCTCGCCGAGGGAATCCATCTGTCGGGAATCATGGCTATACTATTTTGTGGAATTGTAATGTCCCATTACACTCATTTCAACCTGTCCACAGTGACTCAAATCACGATGCAGCAAACAATGAGGACCCTTGCGTTCATCGCCGAGACGTGCGTCTTTGCTTACCTCGGTCTGGCCATCTTCTCGTTCAAGCACCAAGTGGAACTGTCCTTTGTCATATGGGCCATCATCTTGTGCCTGATAGGACGGGCTTGCAACATCTTTCCACTGGCTTTTCTAGTCAACAAGTTCCGCGAGCACAAAATCAACAGCAAAATGCAGTTCATCATGTGGTTCTCAGGGTTGCGCGGAGCCATTTCCTACGCCCTGTCGCTGCATTTGGAACTGTCCAGCGACGAAACACGTCATGTGATAATCACTGCAACACTAATCATAGTATTATTCACAACTCTGGTGTTGGGTGGGTCCACCATGCCTCTGATGAAGTACCTGAAACCGGGCAAGAAACTTAGGCGCAGCCAACGCGTCAGCACTTCCGAGGGGCGACGTTCTAGCGGTAGGAAAAAATCAAAGTCAGTATCGTTGAGTAAGACTCGTGAATGGGGCCAAGCTATCGATTCGGAACACTTGTCCGAGCTGacggaagaagaagaaattggaTTCGCCACAACGAGAATCGCCGGATTTGGGCGTCTGGACAGAAAGTATTTCATTCCGTTCTTTACACGACGTTTTACAACGCAAGAATTGCACGATTGCAAGAGTCAGATGGCCGACTTGACCAATAAATGGTATCAGGCCATAAGGATATCACCTCAGGACTCTGATAGCGAAGACGAAGAGATCGGAATCGGATCCACATCTAGCCAAACAAATTTGCATCCTAGGTCGTAG